One Corynebacterium efficiens YS-314 DNA segment encodes these proteins:
- a CDS encoding type 1 glutamine amidotransferase domain-containing protein, producing MSKKILVVSTDFGTEKDELVVPVDKLRELGHEVTVVTPNGKPVQTVVGDKDWDLEFPVDGDLASHLNNDYDVLLLPGGTVNADNARLDDDVLAVLKKQAGAGRTVAAICHAPWTLIDAGLARDKNLTSYISVRIDLENAGANWHDVPVQVCDTAGWKLITSRNPGDLAPFIEAIDQA from the coding sequence ATGTCAAAGAAGATTCTTGTGGTATCCACCGATTTCGGTACCGAGAAGGATGAGCTGGTGGTGCCCGTCGACAAGCTCAGGGAGCTGGGGCACGAGGTCACCGTGGTCACCCCGAACGGCAAGCCCGTCCAGACGGTGGTGGGAGATAAGGACTGGGACCTGGAGTTCCCCGTCGACGGTGATCTGGCCAGCCACCTGAACAACGACTATGACGTGCTGCTGCTGCCCGGTGGCACCGTCAACGCCGACAACGCGCGCCTGGACGATGATGTCCTCGCGGTGCTGAAGAAGCAGGCCGGGGCGGGCCGCACCGTTGCGGCGATCTGCCACGCGCCGTGGACGCTTATCGACGCCGGACTCGCCCGCGACAAGAACCTCACGTCCTACATCTCTGTGAGGATCGACCTGGAGAATGCCGGTGCGAACTGGCACGATGTGCCGGTCCAGGTGTGTGACACCGCCGGCTGGAAGCTGATCACCTCCCGTAACCCGGGTGATCTCGCCCCCTTCATCGAGGCCATCGATCAGGC